From Deltaproteobacteria bacterium, one genomic window encodes:
- a CDS encoding response regulator transcription factor, giving the protein MRVLVVEDERSLLSALQGALQAEGIDVDTAADGEEGLFKAMEGSYDVVVLDLMLPGRNGDEICAALRKKEVWVPILILTAYQGEQFEARALNVGADDFLVKPFSSLVLIARLHALVRRANGTRAMSLRVGDLEIDPARHVCLRAGTVISLTGREFSLLEMLMRRAGEVLPKQRIVDHVWGFDFDGDWNVVEVYIRYLRRKIDLPFGRQSIQTIRGVGYRLLREACELN; this is encoded by the coding sequence ATGAGGGTTCTCGTAGTTGAAGACGAACGCTCGCTGTTAAGCGCGCTCCAGGGGGCGCTGCAAGCAGAAGGGATTGATGTTGATACTGCAGCCGATGGCGAAGAAGGGTTGTTTAAGGCGATGGAAGGAAGCTATGACGTCGTGGTGCTCGACCTTATGTTGCCAGGGCGCAATGGCGACGAGATTTGTGCCGCACTGCGAAAAAAAGAGGTGTGGGTACCGATTCTTATTCTTACGGCCTATCAAGGCGAGCAGTTTGAGGCACGCGCGCTGAATGTCGGGGCAGATGATTTTCTGGTGAAGCCATTTTCTTCGCTTGTGCTTATTGCCCGTTTACATGCGCTCGTGCGTCGCGCGAACGGTACGCGCGCCATGAGCCTCAGGGTCGGAGATCTCGAGATCGACCCGGCACGGCACGTGTGCTTGCGAGCGGGGACTGTTATCTCTCTTACTGGACGAGAATTCTCACTACTAGAGATGTTGATGCGCCGGGCCGGAGAAGTCTTACCGAAACAACGAATCGTTGATCATGTGTGGGGATTCGACTTTGATGGCGACTGGAACGTGGTTGAGGTCTACATTCGGTATTTGCGTCGCAAGATCGACCTGCCGTTTGGACGTCAATCTATTCAAACGATCCGGGGTGTCGGATACCGGCTGCTCCGCGAGGCATGTGAGTTGAATTAA
- a CDS encoding PAS domain-containing sensor histidine kinase — MKELPRWTHRLSSSRCGWKPSRNPSEIAVAQHRTRRARSPQPQRHTATTPGRRLPSKILIVLNRDGTTRYQSPAATRLLGYTVAETTGQSGFTFVHPDDLPQVMSGFSQLLHTPEGKIFLEVRVRHHNGSWRRLMVVAVNRLHDPTVEGIVVSCRDRGEARHEAGQARRVRDTRAQPKRDLARSRPRSHFARLVQTQRQFLTNAAHELSNPLAALRMQLEVARKHPERTQWLTFARQLLQEVDQLQHLVDDIFALATIDERSATSYCEPRALIDLKDVLLSEVARLQDRRVHLTKTVDTHIEGNARTLQRAIRNLLENAIRYARRRIDIELSLSSRYLQLVIEDDGPGIPAVERQQVFERFVHRSVSPHASAGKAGLGLAIAQAIVFGHGGNIIIGDSRSGGARFEVTLPLADREHGE; from the coding sequence ATGAAAGAGTTACCGCGATGGACCCACCGTCTTTCTTCTTCACGGTGTGGGTGGAAGCCAAGCCGTAACCCCTCGGAGATTGCCGTTGCGCAGCACAGAACGCGCCGCGCCCGGTCGCCGCAACCTCAACGTCATACGGCCACCACTCCTGGCCGTAGACTGCCCTCCAAGATCCTCATTGTTTTGAACCGCGATGGTACCACACGGTACCAGAGCCCGGCCGCCACGCGCTTGCTGGGGTATACAGTGGCGGAAACCACTGGGCAAAGCGGCTTCACCTTCGTGCACCCAGATGATTTGCCGCAGGTAATGAGCGGCTTCTCTCAATTGCTCCACACGCCAGAAGGAAAAATATTTCTAGAAGTGAGGGTGCGACACCACAATGGCTCGTGGCGGCGGCTGATGGTGGTTGCCGTCAATCGACTCCACGATCCGACCGTAGAAGGGATTGTTGTCTCATGTCGCGATCGGGGAGAGGCACGGCATGAAGCTGGGCAAGCCCGGCGGGTGCGCGACACACGGGCGCAACCAAAGCGAGACCTGGCGCGGTCTCGCCCCCGCTCTCATTTTGCCCGCCTCGTACAGACCCAGCGCCAGTTTCTTACCAATGCAGCGCATGAACTCAGTAATCCGCTTGCTGCCCTACGGATGCAACTCGAGGTTGCACGAAAACATCCCGAACGGACACAGTGGCTGACATTCGCGAGGCAATTGCTACAGGAAGTGGATCAACTCCAACACCTTGTCGATGATATTTTTGCGCTGGCAACTATCGATGAACGCTCAGCGACTTCCTACTGTGAGCCTCGGGCTTTGATAGATCTTAAGGACGTACTCCTGAGCGAGGTTGCTCGCCTTCAGGATCGACGAGTACACCTCACGAAAACTGTAGACACCCATATCGAAGGGAACGCACGGACCCTACAACGGGCGATACGGAATCTGCTTGAGAATGCCATCCGGTATGCGCGCAGGAGAATTGATATCGAGCTCTCTCTCTCGTCCCGGTATCTACAACTCGTCATAGAAGACGACGGCCCCGGTATTCCTGCCGTTGAGCGCCAGCAAGTCTTCGAACGATTCGTGCATAGATCAGTCTCCCCGCACGCAAGCGCCGGCAAGGCTGGTCTCGGGCTCGCCATTGCGCAAGCGATTGTCTTTGGCCATGGTGGAAATATCATCATTGGAGACTCACGCAGTGGCGGTGCCCGGTTCGAGGTGACCTTGCCATTGGCAGATCGAGAGCACGGAGAGTGA
- a CDS encoding HTTM domain-containing protein yields the protein MAERTERAKHGQRPVAILPILPFSPFFFMIIEVLMKLVTTLGRHASHRFITFTLNLFRQRNRMAFSPDLSLPEPQPGQERFAPDPRKRVWTGEEIFALDVRSLALFRISVALVILMDLYLRAFDLAAHYTDFGLLPRPIAITEYATQGLLSLHFLGGGTLSQIGLFFIAACCAAGLLLGYRTRLMTILSWLLLVSLHNRNPMVLDAGDVLLRLLLFWAMFLPLGATYSLDGVLTPPVRAFPERVRSIGTIALILQICFVYWFTVALKHDPVWRTEGSAVYYALNLDSFATPFGLWLRQFPTVLPLLSFATLIIEAIGPCLLFLPIFHVPLRFFAVCMFLGLHIGFALCLDLGIFPFIVGAAWLALLPSWFWNSLTIPTDLSVSRKFTLQHRLEGWLGKTRYLRVAAAAHPPLWRPTVSTLFCVLCLVYIFCWNLRTVDFARYSTVFPVGYNWFGHTLRIDQMWGMFAPKPASDDGWYVIPARLRDGSVMNLMTDGGPIAWEKPVHVAATYRNQRWRKYLRNVWEQEHSHHRLYFGQYLCRDWNARHAGALTLATFEIFYVKEETLPNGEIASPERVLLWSHRCF from the coding sequence ATGGCTGAACGGACAGAGCGCGCGAAGCACGGACAAAGGCCGGTGGCCATTCTTCCCATTCTTCCTTTTTCTCCGTTTTTCTTCATGATCATCGAGGTTCTTATGAAACTCGTCACAACACTCGGTAGACACGCATCGCACCGATTCATTACTTTCACACTCAACCTATTTCGTCAGCGTAACCGCATGGCTTTCTCCCCTGATCTTTCATTGCCTGAGCCACAACCGGGTCAGGAACGTTTTGCCCCAGACCCAAGGAAACGTGTGTGGACCGGTGAGGAGATTTTTGCTCTGGATGTCCGCTCACTTGCGCTCTTTCGTATCAGTGTCGCGCTCGTCATCCTGATGGACCTTTATTTGCGAGCCTTCGATTTGGCGGCTCATTACACTGACTTCGGTCTTCTTCCTCGCCCCATCGCCATCACTGAATACGCGACACAAGGTCTTTTGTCATTGCATTTTCTGGGAGGAGGGACACTGAGCCAGATCGGACTTTTCTTCATCGCTGCCTGCTGTGCTGCAGGGCTTCTGCTTGGCTATCGAACCCGGTTGATGACGATATTGTCGTGGCTGTTACTCGTCTCACTCCACAATCGCAACCCGATGGTCCTCGATGCCGGAGATGTCTTACTGCGGTTGCTGCTGTTCTGGGCAATGTTTCTTCCGCTCGGGGCAACCTACTCGCTCGATGGAGTGCTGACACCCCCTGTCCGTGCGTTTCCGGAACGCGTGCGTTCTATCGGCACCATCGCGTTGATTTTACAAATATGCTTCGTCTACTGGTTTACCGTCGCGTTGAAACATGATCCGGTGTGGCGCACTGAGGGGTCAGCCGTCTATTACGCCCTCAATCTGGATAGTTTTGCTACACCTTTTGGACTGTGGTTGCGGCAGTTTCCTACCGTGCTTCCATTGCTCTCCTTCGCCACGCTAATCATTGAAGCGATAGGCCCCTGTCTGCTCTTCCTGCCGATTTTCCATGTACCACTCCGTTTCTTCGCTGTCTGTATGTTTCTTGGCCTCCATATTGGTTTTGCGCTCTGTCTCGACCTCGGCATCTTTCCGTTTATCGTCGGCGCGGCATGGCTGGCGCTGTTACCGAGTTGGTTCTGGAATTCCCTTACGATCCCGACTGATCTCAGCGTGTCACGAAAATTTACTCTCCAGCATCGGCTCGAAGGATGGCTCGGAAAAACTCGCTATCTCAGAGTCGCCGCAGCCGCTCACCCTCCATTGTGGCGGCCCACAGTCAGTACGCTGTTCTGCGTACTGTGCTTGGTCTACATCTTCTGCTGGAACTTACGAACTGTAGACTTCGCCAGATACAGCACGGTTTTTCCGGTCGGCTACAACTGGTTCGGTCATACGCTACGAATTGACCAGATGTGGGGCATGTTCGCCCCGAAACCGGCAAGTGACGATGGCTGGTATGTCATCCCCGCACGTTTACGTGATGGCTCGGTCATGAATCTCATGACCGACGGTGGTCCGATAGCTTGGGAGAAGCCGGTGCATGTGGCGGCAACCTATCGCAATCAACGCTGGCGCAAATATCTGCGTAACGTCTGGGAACAAGAACACTCCCACCACCGCCTCTACTTCGGGCAGTATCTGTGTCGGGATTGGAACGCACGGCATGCTGGCGCCCTGACACTCGCAACCTTTGAGATCTTCTATGTAAAGGAAGAAACCCTTCCCAATGGAGAGATCGCATCTCCAGAAAGAGTCCTGTTGTGGTCACATCGGTGCTTTTAA
- a CDS encoding cupin domain-containing protein, with protein MKTIHVAKADMLKRTARFTELRSSSRAFIDSKIPGHEREIFNVIGRGVTEDTTLNPAITDARDFNLTYIRAEPGKGAALHAHTTVEVFVALSGEWAIYWGDDGEQEIILQQWDTVSVPPGVMRGFRNAGKESGLLMAILGGTDAGHVSWTPKVLDQARATGLKLDDHGNLIQ; from the coding sequence ATGAAAACCATCCATGTCGCAAAAGCCGACATGCTCAAACGAACGGCCCGATTTACTGAACTACGTTCAAGCAGTAGAGCGTTTATCGATAGCAAGATTCCCGGCCATGAACGCGAGATTTTCAATGTCATTGGCCGTGGCGTGACAGAAGATACCACCCTCAATCCCGCGATCACCGATGCGCGTGATTTCAATCTCACGTACATACGCGCTGAACCAGGCAAGGGCGCGGCACTGCATGCGCACACAACGGTTGAGGTGTTCGTCGCACTCTCGGGCGAGTGGGCGATCTATTGGGGCGACGATGGTGAACAAGAAATTATTCTTCAGCAATGGGACACTGTCTCTGTCCCGCCAGGAGTGATGCGTGGATTTCGCAACGCTGGCAAAGAGTCGGGGCTGTTGATGGCAATTCTCGGCGGCACGGATGCAGGACACGTCAGTTGGACGCCAAAGGTCCTCGACCAAGCGAGAGCCACCGGCTTAAAGCTCGACGACCACGGCAATCTCATACAGTAG
- a CDS encoding LLM class flavin-dependent oxidoreductase — protein sequence MARIGVAFAGGLSPAEIVECVKLADDLGYESAWVAEGHGGDQFSILTACAVQTKRILLGTSITSIFVRSAPTIAMAAASVDYFSNQRMILGLGSSHKVQVEPEHGIAYAKPEQRIRETVSIIRTLLRDGVVSHKGETIEIKNFDLWFTPIRRDIPIYISAVFPRMLEICGELAQGAMMVWSTTDSGNKAMEHVATGARRAGRKLEDIDIVSLLSCSVSDNRKEAIDRLRPAAAFYAGFFPRYNRLMAESGFAKEAEAIRATWQKGDREGAAKLVPDAMVQALGIAGTARECRERVETYRQSGIKLPIIFPVGGGTDGKQKVMDAIRACAP from the coding sequence ATGGCACGAATAGGAGTCGCATTTGCAGGAGGCTTATCGCCCGCTGAGATCGTCGAGTGTGTCAAACTGGCGGACGACCTCGGTTACGAATCCGCCTGGGTTGCCGAAGGTCATGGCGGTGATCAGTTTTCCATTCTCACGGCATGCGCCGTGCAAACGAAACGCATCTTGCTCGGCACCAGCATCACGAGCATCTTTGTCCGCAGCGCACCGACCATCGCGATGGCGGCTGCCAGTGTCGATTACTTCTCTAATCAACGCATGATTCTGGGTCTCGGTTCCAGCCACAAGGTGCAGGTCGAACCCGAACACGGCATTGCTTATGCGAAACCCGAGCAACGTATACGAGAGACCGTCTCGATCATTCGCACGTTACTGCGCGACGGAGTCGTGTCGCATAAAGGGGAGACGATAGAGATCAAGAATTTCGATTTGTGGTTCACTCCCATACGCCGTGACATTCCCATCTATATCTCCGCAGTGTTCCCACGCATGTTGGAAATCTGTGGTGAACTTGCCCAAGGTGCGATGATGGTCTGGAGCACAACGGACTCCGGCAACAAGGCAATGGAACATGTTGCCACCGGGGCACGTCGAGCCGGACGGAAACTGGAAGATATCGACATCGTTTCCTTGTTGTCATGCAGTGTGTCAGACAACCGGAAAGAGGCGATTGATCGCCTACGTCCGGCTGCCGCGTTCTATGCCGGGTTTTTCCCGCGTTACAATCGCCTGATGGCCGAAAGTGGGTTCGCCAAAGAAGCGGAAGCCATTCGTGCAACCTGGCAAAAAGGCGATCGCGAAGGTGCGGCGAAGCTCGTACCTGACGCAATGGTCCAAGCGTTGGGAATCGCTGGCACGGCGCGCGAGTGTCGCGAACGCGTGGAAACGTACCGCCAGTCAGGCATCAAACTCCCGATCATCTTTCCTGTCGGTGGCGGAACAGATGGAAAACAGAAAGTGATGGACGCCATTCGTGCGTGTGCACCGTAG